A genomic stretch from Anser cygnoides isolate HZ-2024a breed goose chromosome 30, Taihu_goose_T2T_genome, whole genome shotgun sequence includes:
- the LOC136787750 gene encoding olfactory receptor 14J1-like, translating into MSYDRYVAVCKPLHYGSLVGSRACAQMAAAAWGSGFLSAVLHTATTFSLPLCQGNAVDQFFCEIPQILKLSCSDAYLREVGALVFSVSLVFGCFVFIVLSYVQIFRAVLRIPSEQGRHKAFSTCLPHLAVVSLFVSTAMFAYLKPPSISSPSLDLLLAVLYVVVPPAVNPLIYSMRNQDLKDTLKKMILVVIFT; encoded by the coding sequence atgtcctacgaccgctatgTGGCCgtctgcaagcccctgcactacgggagcctcgtgggcagcagagcttgtgcccagatggcagcagctgcctggggcagtggctttctcagtgctgtcctgcacacagccactaccttttccctgcccctctgccaaggcaatgctgtggaccagttcttctgtgaaatcccccagatcctcaagctctcctgctcagacgcctacctcagggaagttggggcacttgtgtttagtgtttctttggtatttggttgctttgttttcattgtgttgtcctatgtgcagatcttcagggctgtgctgaggatcccctctgagcagggccggcacaaagccttttccacatgcctccctcacctggctgtggtctccctctttgtcagcactgccatgtttgcctacctgaaacccccctccatctcctcaccATCCttggacctgctgctggcagttttATATGTAGTagtacctccagcagtgaaccccctcatctacagcatgaggaaccaggacctgaaagacacactgaagaaaatgattctaGTGGTAATATTTACTTAG